The Kitasatospora albolonga nucleotide sequence GCGAAGGTCACCTTCGTCCCGGCCCAGGACCCGATCGTCAACTTCCTCGGTACGAAGATCGCGGGCGGCCAGCCGCCGGACGTCGCGATGATCCCGCAGGTGGGCGCCATCCAGCAGGCGGTGGCCAAGAAGTGGGCCAAGCCGGTCGGCGAGGAGGCCAAGGCCCAGCTGACCAAGAACTACGCCCAGGTCTGGCAGGACCTCGGGGCGGTGGACGGCACCCAGTACGGGGTGTACTTCAAGGCCGCCAACAAGTCGCTGATCTGGTACAACGCGGCGGCCTTCGACAACGCGGGCGCCACCGAGCCGAAGACCTGGAAGGAGTTCATCCAGACCGCGGAGACCATATCCGCCTCCGGGGTCACCCCGGTCTCCGTCGCGGGCGCCGACGGCTGGACGCTCACCGACTGGTTCGAGAACGTCTACCTCTCCCAGGCGGGCCCGGAGAAGTACGACCAGCTGGCGAAGCACGAGATCCCGTGGACCGACCCATCCGTCAAGGACGCGCTGACCACGCTGGCTGAGCTGTTCGGCAAGCCGGAGCTGATCGCGGGCGGGGCCGACGGGGCGCTCCAGACGGAGTTCCCGGCCTCGGTGACCCAGACGTTCACCGGGGGCGACCAGCCCAAGGGCGCCATGGTCTTCGAGGGCGACTTCGTCTCCATCAACATCGCGCAGACCGAGGCGAAGATCGGTACGGACGCGAAGGTCTTCCCGTTCCCGGCGGTCGGTGCGGACTCCCCCGTGGTGACCGGTGGCGACGCGGCGGTGGCGCTGAAGGACAGCAAGGGCGCCCAGGCGCTGCTGACCTGGCTGGCCTCGGCGGACGCGGCGAAGATCTGGGCCGAGGCCGGCGGGTTCATCTCGCCGAACAAG carries:
- a CDS encoding sugar ABC transporter substrate-binding protein encodes the protein MRTTHSLRRAALVFTAVGALALTGCGDGGDAKKSGGGTDKGTDSAPTVTLPKLDGENISVAAVWTGPEQANFTKVLGEFEKRTGAKVTFVPAQDPIVNFLGTKIAGGQPPDVAMIPQVGAIQQAVAKKWAKPVGEEAKAQLTKNYAQVWQDLGAVDGTQYGVYFKAANKSLIWYNAAAFDNAGATEPKTWKEFIQTAETISASGVTPVSVAGADGWTLTDWFENVYLSQAGPEKYDQLAKHEIPWTDPSVKDALTTLAELFGKPELIAGGADGALQTEFPASVTQTFTGGDQPKGAMVFEGDFVSINIAQTEAKIGTDAKVFPFPAVGADSPVVTGGDAAVALKDSKGAQALLTWLASADAAKIWAEAGGFISPNKSLDVAAYPNDVQRTMAEALVAAGDDVRFDMSDQAPQSFGGTPGKGEWKILQDFLKNPKDIAGAQQKLESEAAKAYKS